The Carcharodon carcharias isolate sCarCar2 chromosome 34, sCarCar2.pri, whole genome shotgun sequence genome includes the window GTCAGTTGGCCACAGTACATCTGGGGTCGGGTTGGAGTGGTCAGTTGGCCTCAGTACCCCTGGGGTCGGGTTGGAGTGGTCAGTTGGCCACAGTACATCTGATGTCGGGTTGGAGTGGTCAGTTGGCCACAGTACATTTGGGGTCGGGTTGGAGTGGTCAGTTGGCCTCAGTACCCCTGGGGTCGGGTTGGAGTGGTCATTTGCCTCAGTACCCCTGGGGTCGGGTTGGAATGGTCAGTTGGCCACAGTACGCCTGGGGTCGGGTTGGAGTGGTCAGTTGGCCACAGTACATCTGGGGTCGGGTTGGAGTGGTCAGCGGCCACAGTACATCTGGGGTCGGGTTGGAGTGGTCAGTTGGCCACAGTACATCTGGGGTCGGGTTGGAGTGGTCAGTTGGCCTCAGTACCCCTGGGGTCGGGTTGGAGTGGTCAGTTGGCCTCAGTACCCCTGGGGTCGGGTTGGAGTGGTCAGTTGGCCTCAGTACCCCTGGGGTCGGGTTGGAGTGGTCAGTTGGCCTCAGTACCCCTGGGGTCGGGTTGGAGTGGTCAGTTGGCCTCAGTACCCCTGGGGTCGGGTTGGAGTGGTCAGTTGGCCTCAGTACCCCTGGGGTCGGGTTGGAGTGGTCAGTTGGCCTCAGTACCCCTGGGGTCGGGTTGGAGTGGTCAGTTGGCCACAGTACATCTGGGGTCGGGTTGGAGTGGTCAGTTGGCCACAGTACATCTGGGGTCGGGTTGGAGTGGTCAGTTGGCCACAGTACATCTGGGGTCGGGTTGGAGTGGTCAGTTGGCCACAGTACATCTGGGGTCGGGTTGGAGTGGTCAGTTGGCCACAGTACATCTGGGGTCGGGTTGGAGTGGTCAGTTGGCCACAGTACATCTGGGGTCGGGTTGGAGTGGTCAGTTGGCCACAGTACATCTGGGGTCGGGTTGGAGTGGTCAGTTGGCCTCAGTACCCCTGGGGTCGGGTTGGAGTGGTCAGTTGGCCACAGTACATCTGATGTCGGGTTGGAGTGGTCAGTTGGCCACAGTACATTTGGGGTCGGGTTGGAGTGGTCAGTTGGCCTCAGTACCCCTGGGGTCGGGTTGGAGTGGTCATTTGCCTCAGTACCCCTGGGGTCGGGTTGGAATGGTCAGTTGGCCACAGTACGCCTGGGGTCGGGTTGGAGTGGTCAGTTGGCCACAGTACATCTGGGGTCGGGTTGGAGTGGTCAGCGGCCACAGTACATCTGGGGTCGGGTTGGAGTGGTCAGTTGGCCACAGTACATCTGGGGTCGGGTTGGAGTGGTCAGTTGGCCACAGTAAATCTGGGGTTGGGTTGGAGTGGTCagttggccaattgtttaccAATGACTCTTGCTAGACAGAATTGGGCACGATGCACCAGCCAGTCAAATATCATGctcactctcattgccctgcttgTTCATTGGCCACTGTGATCAAGGTACCTGCATAGGGGTGCTGAATACCTGTtggctgggggtggagtggctggGTGGGGGTAAACACTGGCTGTCAACTGTGGACCCTGCACCCAAAATCTCAGGGAGCAAGTTGATCTTAGATTTCCAGTAGACAAAGCCCTCTGTCCCCTACAAAAGGAGAACCATAAGTACCCTGGACTTGGCATCCGAGTGAAACTGATTTCCTGAGTTCCTCACATTCACTTCAGATGAAAAGTTTCCCAAATACAATTTCACCTGGAATATCAGTTAAAATTGTCACCAGGctcaatgttcactccctccaccactgacacacagtagcagcagtgtgtgtaccatctacaagacgcactgcaggaattcaccaaggctccttcgacaacaccttccaaatctctgagctctaccatctagaaggacaagggcaacagatagatgggaacaccaccacctggaagttcccctccaaaccactcaccatactgacttgggaatatatcaccgttccttcactgtcactgggttaaaatcctggaactccctccctaacagcactgtgggtgtacctacaccacatggactgcagcggttcaaaaagcagctcaccaccaccttctcaagggcaattagggatgggcaataaatgctgacctagccagcgatgctcatatcTCATGAGTAGTttaagttattattgaatctacttccactgccctttcaagcagcacattccagatcacaagcaCTTACTGCATAAAAGATATTCacttcatctccccctctggttcttttgctttTGTACCTTAATCGGTGTCCTTCTGGTTACTTACCCTCTTACCAATGGAAAGTGTCTCCTTATTTATTCTTGAacgcttctatcaaatctccccttaatattctctgctctaaggagaacagtcccagtttctccaatctctctacaaAACTGAAGTGCCTCATCACACTTGTTTGTTTTCATTGTGTAGGACTGAAAGCTGCTTAGCTCCCTTGGTGTGGACACACCTGAAGAGATGCTCTCCATAGGTGTGATGAGGACCTGGATGTCATCGGTGACTTTGGGTGAGAGTTTTATTCATATCAGAATTTGTTTTCTTTCGATTGGCTTTGAATTCTAGAGGACAGTGCCCCTCCCCCTGGCCCTCGATCGTTATTTAGCAAGTGGGTGTCAGGAAGGAATAGAATCAAACTCAGGCGATGTGCCTTTTGGACAAACAGCTTGTTGAATAAAGGGAACACAGGAATCAGGAGAAATGGGGGAAATGTAATTCGCAGGGAGGATAATATTGTTCTTACGAAAAGTTTGTGATGTGTAGGTTGTTTTAGGAATGGGACATTTGGCAGAAGAAGCAAtgacgacatgaggaaaatcgTTTACACACAGCacgttgttaggatctggaatgcgctgcccgagtttgtggtggaggcagggtcgaaAGGGAACTGGACAAGTGTGCAGGGCTAAGGGGGAAAGGCATTGGTTGAATTCAGAGGGTGGCTcgttttttggctggtgcagacacgataggccaagtggcctcttgcTGTGCCCTAAACCATGATTCTATGACATGATGGGTGAGTGGCCTCTGGTGCTGTAACCATTCGAGAGTTTAGCACTGGTTGGTTAATTTTACTGTGTGTTTCCTCCATTTTTCAGCAAATATGCTGACTTGCTGCCTCTACCCCTTTTCTGCACCCCTGGGGGGGCAAAagatccctggacactctcaccCAGTCCTCCTGGCAGGCTCATGCCCCAGACATTAGACCAGCCTGTCTGTCCAGTGCTAGATCGGCCAGAACCAGCTCAAACTGTTGAGCCTCTCCACCAATTAATCTCCCATTTATTGCAGGACCATCCTCTAGGACAAGGACAACCCCAATCTCTGCTACGACCAAAACCC containing:
- the LOC121272579 gene encoding LOW QUALITY PROTEIN: Kruppel-like factor 18 (The sequence of the model RefSeq protein was modified relative to this genomic sequence to represent the inferred CDS: substituted 1 base at 1 genomic stop codon), producing MQIYCGQLTTPTRPQMYCGQLTTPTRPQMYCGQLTTPTRPQMYCGQLTTPTRPQMYCGQLTTPTRPQMYCGQLTTPTRHQMYCGQLTTPTRPQGYXGQLTTPTRPQMYCGQLTTPTRPQMYCGQLTTPTRPQMYCGQLTTPTRPQMYCGQLTTPTRPQMYCGQLTTPTRPQMYCGQLTTPTRPQMYCGQLTTPTRPQGY